tcaGGGTGGAGAGCACTGTTATTATCATGGCCAGGTGAGAGGGAATGAGGCATCTCGTGTAGCCCTGTCAACCTGTGACGGATTGCAGTGAGTATAAAAACAACAGTTTGGTAGAATCACACTTGGTATAAAACAATGATCAAACACTTCATAAAAAGTGCTTTTACTGACTCTCAGTGctattttccttctctctttctgtggcTGCCAGCGGCATgtttgatgatggtgtttatgcaTATTTCATTGAGCCTTTGAAGCACTCAATTGTAAGTACTTACCACTGACATTCTATGTAAGCATCTATTACCGCTGCTGTTTTCATTACTCTATTTCTCTTTATTAATCTAGctaaatgttaacatttttcTGGCTGCTTCTAACAAACAGCCTGCTGCATTATTTGCTATTGCCTTTTATTTGATACTCAGAGAGTTGTTCAAGGACTAAAACACAATGCAAGTgccgttataggaaaataataaacggTGATTTGGTTGGCAAATCACAGGATCTTTTTCCCCCAATGttaaatttttttcctttttaccacagcattttgttttattaattttaataattaattaatttaattaatacatttttattacgtAAGTCCAATACTCCATCCTTTTATTAGTTTAGATTGAATTTTGTGTGAAATGTCCATGAAGCAGTTAATTCCTGTTAAACAGTGGTCCCCCAGTCCTCAGTCCTGAAGTCTCTCCCATGGCAGAAAACACACTAACcaataaaaagcatgaaaataaaaaatttaaaaccaCACTATATCACCGATACAAAACTTTAACATATCAACAAGTATATGCTTTTCTTTGTTACCGGgagaaataataatttattattaatcttaGATTATGTAGCTCATCTGCCATACAAGTTCCTTTGAATAAATTGAGAAACAACATCATTTCATAATGAACGCAttaataaaaacctgtgccTACCCTCGAAAAACCGGCACTACTATCCGAGCTGAcataatagaaaattaatcaccaccttctgaccaataagAATTGGGAATTCAACAGCAGTGTGATTACTTTTTCATAATATTCTTTTCAGAAATTATGTGATTTATATGTTTGTGCTTTAGGATGGAGCGGCTAGACCCCACAAACTGCACAGGGCACCCAGCTTTCTAAGCTTTCAGCACCTCAAGGATGCAGGTATACTCTGAACATTTTTGGCCTACTTTTAATTTCctattgtctttttttgtctgcACCGTATTGCAATTACGAACAAAAAAGAGTCCTTGTTTAATCAAACGGAAAGATGCGGTAGTGTGCATCAGaaattcagtcatttttttcaAAGGATTAGGATTAGGTTTAGGATTAAGACTAGGTTACCAATAGAAGATAAAATTAGACAAACAAATAGcatgtttattgtttataaacatgaacaaaatgtacaaatactCAGATATCGGTAGTAAGAAAATCTTCCTTTTGTTGTTGTCAAGCACCCACAGGGTTTTACTAACAGCATATTTAGTAATGCTGCACAGTACTGTATGTGCTGAAATAGACTGGCCCTTTGTGCCTGGTGTTCTCAAAATAGGCTCTAGATCCAGCGCAACCCTTAGCAGGATGAAGCTGTAACTGAAgagaaatgaatacattttgtttgtgtgtccaaCCTAAATGGGTAACGTTTGTTGACTTACATGTTACCTAGTTACTTACACAGCACCTCAGTAATGAGTCACTGAATTGATGGGAAACAGatcagattaaaaataaagattaaaataaagatGGCAACAACAGAGCATGTATTTAGTGTGCTTAGagacagtaaaaaataaaacacatgtttGTAgtaatttctgtgtgtgtagatgaggaggACCAGCTGGATGACATGGCTTGGCTGCGACGCAGGAAAAAGCGTGCTGTGAGTCTGGGTGGGGGCCTCCCATTGCACCATGagctcatttacacacaaccaAACTCCAATAGTGTGTGTGGCATTCCCCAAAAGAAGACTGACTTAATCATGAACAGAGCAAAACGTATCACCTGATACTGCTCTGCTGTCTCCACAAGGCTCCAGTGTGGGTTATGGATTAATGCTCAAGCCTGTTTTCACCAGTACTATTACCTAAGCTGAACGTTAACAATCCTTTTTTAGGGATTTTAAATCTCAAGGCAAGCAATAAGCACATTTTTTCTCAGTCTGaaaaattatttctattattttattattttaacgaGCATGCTTGATTGACAGCTCTCTACTGAGCTCTCTCTACAGAGAGACTGTAGACTCTCTGTATGCTTAAGTACACACAAGGCTTTTGGGAGAATCAGGATTGAATTACCCTAAATTTGTAAGCCTAGAAACTTATAGAATTGTGTGTAGAATACTAGACTACATCTGCTAGGTTTTGTTTCTTCTTATTTACTTCTTTGTTGTTTCTACTTTTATAAAAGCTATGTAAGTGGAACAAATAACATCAGTCTTGCCTAACGATAACGGCACTTGGGAAAAGCTTTACGCAATATTAACACCACCCAGATTACATAGATGTTCTGTTAAAATATCTGCAGACACTTAATTTCATCATATATTCATACTGGGTAATACATACTGTCACATAACAGCAAAAACAGTGAAACGAGAACACACATCCCTGACTaccaaaatgttttataacaggTTTGGTGGAggtttttccccccactttCCTTGTGTTGAAATGTGGCTCCACTCTGGTTACTTGCATTATATCTCTTTCTGTTTCAGATGCCAAGGAATGTGTTTGAGGAGATGAAGTATATCGAGCTCATGATTGTCAGCGACCACAATATGGTGtgtttagtctgtgtgtttttgtcggTGGATGGAtggttctgtgtgtttctttgtgtgatgtgtatatagTCACACTTTGAGTTTATGCTCTAAGAAACATGATCCAGTTTATTACAACCACAAGCCATCAGACTGGGATTCCGTCAGTGTGAGAGGTTTGTTTTGGTGTAGCCATGGGTTTGTGGGTTGATAGTGTAAGGCACAGTGAATGCTGGCCACCAGAGGGCGCTTTACCACTTTGTCAGAtacctctacacctctacatctctattAAATCTACATGACAGCAGAATTTTCCAAAGACATCCTAATGGTTCTTCAGTTTGTCTGCCTGAAGGaacctttaaatatttatacataacCCTACAACAGAGAGGGTTAATTAGCTATTTACAGTTAACATCTAAAGAACTACTGAGAAACATTTTTTCCTAAGAGTGTAAAGTTTTCCAAATCAGTTTCGAATGAATAAGTGCATTATATCCCACAGGTCCAAGAAATGAGCAATGTGCTTTTCTAAAAAGGCAAACTCTGGTTTTACATAGAAACCTTAAGAGTTTTTTTAGACGGCCGATTGTCCCTCTAGAAGGACACTTGGGGCTACTATGTAGAACCTTACAACTAGATTTTGCTTTTTAGAAAAATTGCCATAGAATCCTTACATAGCCCCTTTCTATAtaaagttttttctttctttctttttaagcagttttttttcctttttttgcatttgtacaaaaagttatttattttttattattcttccAATTGCCTTTCCCATTTATCATGATTTTGCACTTATTTAAAGCACGAAATTAACATAAAATTCTATATACGGagtttgctgctgctgctgttgttattgttgttgttgtttctaatctttctctcttttttttactgatatGATTGGTGCAGTTTAAAAGACATAAGACCAAGCAGCAAATGCGCAACTTTGCAAAGTCTGTGGTCAATCTGGTGGATGGTGTAAGTTGGTAGTACTGTTTTTAAAATACACTGTTAAGTTTCTATTATGCAGCATGCTTAAAATAACATTATAAGTAGaatacttattcacacacacatacattagaTATAATATTAGTTTAcatgcactttattaggaacactacactaatactgtGTAGGGCCTGCCTTTGCTTTCAACACAACCTCAATTCTTCATGGCACGGATTCCAAAAgaggttaaaaacattaatttgaGATTCTGGTTCATGCAgacatgattgcatcacacAGATTATTTAGGAGCATGTTAATGCTGGGAATCTCtcgcttttctgctcaccacagatgTACAGAGTGGCTTTTCAGTTACTGTAGACTTTCTGTCAGACCATTCTCAGTTTATCTCTCTCAACAAGACACTTCTTTTCACAGAACTGCCACTCCCtggatattttttctttattgcacaattctgagtaaactctagaggCTGCTGTCCTAGGGAGATCAGaagttatagaaatactcaaaccagtcttTCAAACCAACAGTGATTCCAGGTCAAAATCACTGAAATgacattttcccccattctcCATTGCAATATTGCCCCAATATTGGTTGATAAGAtgattgcatgaatgagtagctgtgctggtgttcctaataaagtgactgtATAGTTGTATATACTGCGTGCACTGTGTACTACAATCACATGATTCTTCCTGTTTTGTTGCTTGATCTGTGCTCTcactctccttctttctttttcttcaccctattttctctttcacttcttgactttctatctgtctatagGTCTTTATAGAACAATTGAACACACGTGTGGTCCTGGTTGGTATGGAAGTATGGACAGATAAGGACCGTATGCCAATCACTGTGTTGCCTCTGGACATGCTGCGAGACTTCTCCAAATACCGACAGCAGCACATAAAACAGCATGCAGATGTAGTGCACTTGTTCTCGTGAGTCCTCCCCTTCTCTACTCTTCTACACGTCTTTATTAAAGGGGTCTATTCACTCAGTctaattttaaaatgattaatattgCTAATATATTCCAGGCTAAGATGAACCCAGCACTGTGCTACTTTGATACTGAATATTGCTAAGAATGCAGGTCATGAAGGTGATCAGTTCAAGCTATTACATTCTGTCATTCAGCACAAGAGCTCAGGAGGATGTCTTCTTTCAAACCTTTCTTTGTTCTCTGTTCACTAATGGACTCACAAGTCAAAACAGCTCAGTCAAACCATTTAAATATGCTGATCACACCAACATTAAAGGGCTGATTTCAGTACATGATGAATCGGCATACCAGCAGGGGCTGGCTATGAGCTTAGTGAACATGAGTTTAGTGAACATGAGCTTACTGCACTACTCAAGAAACCATAGAAAAATGACCAATAATTTTAAATGGCAAAAAAACTCAGCAAGTATACAAAGCTTTCTGAAGCTGCGTATCGCTGCCTGTACAAAGGAATAGTTGCAGATCATTCATTGTATCCGTAAATCAAGTACATCCATATAAAACCACAAAAGTCACCTATGACCCTTCTCACTTAGCTCACCTCAGATTTTATACCCCTACTTTCTGCAAGAGGATAATGATATTGATATTGATCAATACAAGCCACATGAGCAACCATTCCTTTACTCCAGCCGTAACTGCACTTAAGCCTTAAGCCAACTTCAGAATTAATGTCACTCTTAACCCTATGAACTACAGGATGGCTACATCATACTGGTCATACTGGTCGAGACCACTCCCATCTTTTTTGAGGTGATTTATTATAAGATAATGCTCATATTTGTCAGAATAATTTTGTAATGAGTTGCAGTGAAGGAAAGGAGTGGAAGATGTCTCCAATAGTGTaacaaaacaatgttttttctttgtatgtAGTCATTATCATACATTATCACAGACTgagtctttttttgttttgtttttgtctacAGTAATGTGACGTTTCACTACCGTCAGAGCAGCGCTGCGTTCTTCGGGGGCATGTGTTCACTTAGCCGTGGGGTCGGAGTCAACGAggtgagaaaatgaaaaaaattttcAGTCACGGTTTAATTCAAAACTACAAATTTCAGAAATTCAGTGCAGTATACATAACTATATGCAGCAGGTGTGGTTATAATGTATGTAATATAATGAATTGTTcttgtatgtttgtgtaaaaCGTGTAGTATGGATCTGCATGGACTGTAGCTGTCGCACTGTCCCAGAGTCTGTCTCAGAACTTAGGCATTCAATGGGATCCTGTAAACACCAAGAATAGTATGTACACACATAGAGACTTTTAAGTTATAAAACCATACTTTGTAGATTTTTACctagtcatatttcatattaaggttctgccactgtgtgtgttgcatgtgcTTTCTGTCTCAGAGGAGTGTGGCTGTGTTGATTCATGGGTGGGTTGCATCATGGAGGACACAGGGTGAGAGTTTAATctactgctacacacacacacattttcacacctgGGGTTATAATGACAGAGTATGGTGTCAGAGGGGGTTCATAATCACCTttgttgttatttgttatttagatACATCATAATTATTTAGATATGCCACAACGTGTTTATCCCTTTTCCCAAATGCGTAATTGCCTGTTGGTATCCGGTGATGACAGGGTTTGATTGTTGAACCAGGTGGTTCAGAGACCATCAGCATGTTCAGCATGATAAATCTCACTGTGTTAACAATTTTAACAGCCCTTCTAATGATGTGGTACATTCTAACTGAAATTTGTCAGACTGCTGATTTCACATTTAGACAGTTTTgccttttatttcctttttgttGCTGGCTCTCAATCTCCTGCTCTCCTCTGCTGTAGAGTGCAGCACCCACGAAGGTTTTCTAAGTGTAGTATTTCAGACTATAAAGAGTTCCTTCTGAAAGGTGGAGGATCATGCCTCTTCAACAGGCCCAACAAGGTAAGAGCCATTCACACAGCcagctttatttattgtattttcacTCCATCTGCAAGGTTTCACAGTACATTAATATGGCAATGAATCACTTGCCGTGACAACACTAGCCCTTTTTGGGAGCATGTGACTTGAATGCATGTTCAGCTGTTCACAGTTGTGAACAAAACAGGCTTTGCTTATTCACTATTtacacttatatacacatatatatatatatatatatatatatatatatatatacatatatatacacccaATACAGCTATTATTAATCGTAATACTTGTACTTCACTGATTTCACCATGTAGCTTTACACTAACTGTGACACCACATTTTAAGCcgtctgtgtgtgagatggaacagtgtgtgtgtgtgtgtgtgtgtgtgtgtgtgtggagtggcaTTGTCACCAGCTCACAGCTCCAGCATTCATTCCAAGTTCAATTCTGAATTCAGTTGAATCTcttgttactgtttatacagggttttgcatgttttttccaTGTCTGTCTGGGTTTTCTGTGGGTTCTGCTGTTTCCTCCCCGATAGGTGGATTGGTGACTTTAAAGTGTGAATATACTTGTGATTGACTGGGATGTCTTTCACGATGTATTCCCAGTGATCCCAGCATAGGATCTATCACAAACCTGACCGGGATGAAGTAGTTACTGAAAAAATAACTCAAGATGATTATGTGCAACCCAGCACGCGTATTCAATTCTCATTTGCACCTGGTTGAGAAATTCTcagcttttttcctctctcacgTCCTGCTTGCTTCCTCATATCTCTGAATATGATAATGGAAATGATTGGGAAGTGAGACAAAGACTTTTCTACTGGGCAGCAAAACAACTGCACTATCAAATATAGCTGTATTTAAGTGATCAGGGAAAACGGAGGAAATATCAGAGGAGGATGCCCAGGCTGAgtgttttcatttatatttggaATCTTTCTAATTATAAAATCTAATTTTGCTGCACGACTTTCTCTGATATCAAGCTAGCATGCACACAgcacatttattatattaactcTGTAACAGTCTTGGTAGAGAACAAAGCACATGCACTTATctcatgaaataaataaatcactggaCATTAAACACAGATGTGAGGACTTGGCCGTCCTCCAAATCACCCCTAAATATTAAAAGCGCAGAATTGTGAAGAAAGGAGCAGATCATTACAACTGAAAGTTCTGcatctctttgtctttctgatATGAAGTTGTTATCTGCAATGTGTGGCTTTTTTCCTGTGCAGCTCTTCGAGGCGACAGAATGTGGGAATGGCTATGTGGAGGTGGGAGAGGAGTGTGACTGCGGCGTAAGAGCTGTGAGTCATTGCTTTGCCATTGTGGTGAAAAGAAATAATCTATTGCTTTTTTCAGGTAAAAGTGAGTGTTGTATTGTTATCCAGGTGTAAAGCAGTTTATTTACCGCCTGTAGGGGAAATGCTGTGATAAAATAAAgcggtttatttttttattagtctTGACGATAGTCttgttcctcttttctttttgtgtgcCTTGTAGGACTGCTATAAAGAATGCTGCAAGAAGTGTTCTTTGTCCAACGGAGCGCACTGTAGTGACGGGCCTTGCTGCAACAGCACCTGTCTGGTGAGTGGGTTTAACAACAGGCTCGTGCAATCATATCATTGATATTTTATTGCTGATGGAAGATGAATTGTCTGTTCCATCTGTGTCTTTGTCAGAATATTTTTGATGAGTAGGATGCTTTTAAGGTAACAATCTTTTActctttctgcattttttttcttccctccctCTTACAGTTTTACCCAAGAGGCTTCAGCTGCCGCTATGCAGTGAATGACTGTGATATTTCAGAGACCTGCTCAGGAGACTCTGGACAGGTTGGAGACAGGATCTCACATCCTCTGCTGGTTCCAGTGGTTATAGTAGTAGCTCATATAAACATTAACatccagaaaataaaataatacaacaaaTATTAGTATGCAGTTTTTTCTGCATTGATGACTGTAATATTAACATTTTCAACTCTGCATAACACTAACTCCAATAAGAACATTGTAATACGGGAAATACACTTCACATATTCACATGCACACCCTTGTGCAATTGCTCCACCTCCATCCATATGGCTTGATCAAATTTCATGTAGTTGCATGTTTCCCCTTTTTATCCTTTAAGCCAACAAAGCACATTTACTGAGGTTGATGTGTTTTT
This DNA window, taken from Hemibagrus wyckioides isolate EC202008001 linkage group LG06, SWU_Hwy_1.0, whole genome shotgun sequence, encodes the following:
- the LOC131354699 gene encoding disintegrin and metalloproteinase domain-containing protein 23 isoform X4 produces the protein MHLTLLFIFLVSILVSGSSVTTTPREENESVRDAVSVRVEQDATAPPSKHNGSAQEAEHTITYPSRLIYYMNEESESTYHNLNTQAKIPGQQGQPVHLAQASFQLEAFGSRFILDLILNNDLLSSDYVEIHYEEGKPITSKGGEHCYYHGQVRGNEASRVALSTCDGLHGMFDDGVYAYFIEPLKHSIDGAARPHKLHRAPSFLSFQHLKDADEEDQLDDMAWLRRRKKRAMPRNVFEEMKYIELMIVSDHNMFKRHKTKQQMRNFAKSVVNLVDGVFIEQLNTRVVLVGMEVWTDKDRMPITVLPLDMLRDFSKYRQQHIKQHADVVHLFSNVTFHYRQSSAAFFGGMCSLSRGVGVNEYGSAWTVAVALSQSLSQNLGIQWDPVNTKNKECGCVDSWVGCIMEDTGVQHPRRFSKCSISDYKEFLLKGGGSCLFNRPNKLFEATECGNGYVEVGEECDCGVRADCYKECCKKCSLSNGAHCSDGPCCNSTCLFYPRGFSCRYAVNDCDISETCSGDSGQCPPNLHKQDGSLCHLDQGRCYSGECKTRESQCKYLWGPKSGGSEKFCYEKLNTEGSEKGNCGEDAGKWIQCGKHDVFCGYLLCTNVGPVPRIGRVRGEITSTSFNHQGRLIECSGGHVFLDDQTDLGYVEDGMPCGPSMMCLDRKCLPIQYFNMSACPTGPNGRICSNHGVCNNEATCTCDVTWAGTDCSIPDPPKEPPSSEDDEPRETSKSEGTTQMLQPSSGEDGR
- the LOC131354699 gene encoding disintegrin and metalloproteinase domain-containing protein 23 isoform X3; this encodes MHLTLLFIFLVSILVSGSSVTTTPREENESVRDAVSVRVEQDATAPPSKHNGSAQEAEHTITYPSRLIYYMNEESESTYHNLNTQAKIPGQQGQPVHLAQASFQLEAFGSRFILDLILNNDLLSSDYVEIHYEEGKPITSKGGEHCYYHGQVRGNEASRVALSTCDGLHGMFDDGVYAYFIEPLKHSIDGAARPHKLHRAPSFLSFQHLKDADEEDQLDDMAWLRRRKKRAMPRNVFEEMKYIELMIVSDHNMFKRHKTKQQMRNFAKSVVNLVDGVFIEQLNTRVVLVGMEVWTDKDRMPITVLPLDMLRDFSKYRQQHIKQHADVVHLFSNVTFHYRQSSAAFFGGMCSLSRGVGVNEYGSAWTVAVALSQSLSQNLGIQWDPVNTKNKECGCVDSWVGCIMEDTGVQHPRRFSKCSISDYKEFLLKGGGSCLFNRPNKLFEATECGNGYVEVGEECDCGVRADCYKECCKKCSLSNGAHCSDGPCCNSTCLFYPRGFSCRYAVNDCDISETCSGDSGQCPPNLHKQDGSLCHLDQGRCYSGECKTRESQCKYLWGPKSGGSEKFCYEKLNTEGSEKGNCGEDAGKWIQCGKHDVFCGYLLCTNVGPVPRIGRVRGEITSTSFNHQGRLIECSGGHVFLDDQTDLGYVEDGMPCGPSMMCLDRKCLPIQYFNMSACPTGPNGRICSNHGVCNNEATCTCDVTWAGTDCSIPDPPKEPPSSEDDEPRANVATNRLIGALAGTVLALGVLFGGTGWGLET